One window of the Ananas comosus cultivar F153 linkage group 21, ASM154086v1, whole genome shotgun sequence genome contains the following:
- the LOC109726511 gene encoding serine/threonine-protein kinase SAPK7, with protein MDKYELLKDLGAGNFGVARLMRHKETKELVAMKYIPRGQKIDENVAREIINHRSLRHPNIIRFKEVVLTPTHLAIVMEYAAGGELFDRICTAGRFSEDEARYFFQQLICGVSYCHFMQICHRDLKLENTLLDGNPAPRLKICDFGYSKSSLLHSRPKSTVGTPAYIAPEVLQRREYDGKLADVWSCGVTLYVMLVGAYPFEDPDDPRNFRKTIQRIMSIQYKIPDYVHLSQDCRQLLSRIFVPHPAKRITIREIRNHPWFLKNLPRELTETAQAVYYKRDNTAPIYSLQSVEEIMKIVTEARTPPPSTTPVAGFGWTEDEEQDDRGGRQGNEEQEAEEEEDSEDEYDKRVKEVHASGEFQIS; from the exons ATGGACAAGTACGAGCTCCTGAAGGACCTCGGCGCGGGCAACTTCGGCGTCGCGCGCCTCATGCGCCACAAGGAGACGAAGGAGCTCGTCGCCATGAAGTACATCCCTAGGGGCCAAAAG ATCGACGAGAACGTGGCGAGGGAGATCATCAACCACCGATCGCTGCGGCATCCGAACATCATCCGGTTCAAAGAG GTCGTGCTCACGCCGACGCATCTCGCGATCGTGATGGAGTACGCCGCGGGGGGCGAGCTCTTCGATCGGATCTGCACCGCTGGGAGGTTCAGCGAAGACGAG GCGAGATATTTTTTTCAGCAGCTAATATGCGGCGTCAGCTACTGCCATTTcatg CAAATATGTCATCGAGATTTGAAGCTCGAGAACACTCTCTTGGATGGGAACCCCGCGCCCCGCCTTAAGATTTGCGACTTCGGTTACTCGAAG tcgTCGCTGCTCCACTCGAGGCCGAAATCGACGGTGGGGACGCCGGCGTATATCGCCCCCGAAGTGCTCCAGCGACGCGAGTACGATGGCAAG TTGGCGGATGTATGGTCCTGCGGAGTAACCCTGTATGTAATGCTGGTGGGAGCTTATCCTTTTGAGGACCCCGACGATCCTAGGAATTTCAGAAAGACCATTCAg AGGATAATGTCGATTCAATACAAAATACCAGACTACGTCCACCTATCGCAGGATTGCAGGCAGCTCCTATCTCGTATCTTCGTCCCTCACCCAGCAAAG AGGATAACAATAAGGGAAATTAGAAACCACCCCTGGTTCCTAAAGAACTTGCCTAGGGAGCTAACTGAAACTGCACAAGCAGTATACTATAAGAGAGACAACACCGCCCCGATTTACTCCCTTCAGAGTGTCGAGGAGATCATGAAGATCGTGACGGAGGCGCGGACGCCGCCGCCGTCGACCACGCCCGTGGCGGGATTCGGGTGGACGGAGGACGAAGAGCAGGACGACAGAGGAGGCAGGCAAGGGAACGAAGAGCAagaagcggaggaggaggaggacagcGAGGATGAATACGATAAGAGAGTTAAAGAAGTCCACGCTAGCGGAGAATTCCAAATCAGTTGA
- the LOC109726508 gene encoding uncharacterized protein LOC109726508 isoform X2 — translation MSPSSSKATTILTLLQEVSQFASPKVDWNTLVKRTSTGITSACEYQMIWRHLAYKHILQEKIDDGAELLDDESDLEFEVEAVPVADEETSSEVAACVKVLCSSGSEPGPISTNAEAPLAQNIPDQKQSLPVGTTAEELDGNGPAASSGPPKKKRKLWTKEEDMELIAAVQKCGEGNWASILKGDFKHDRTPSQLSQRWGVIKRQASLNQNNGNKSSSLASSEERKAAQKALSLAINMPMTGSLPTFLSGATNLTSQGSSTMSATLSEATPSSTPHPLNQLLQSAKPLVPQKTLNPLIKPLNTSKKQAASNTKASSIGPNPLIQAAAFAAGGRIATPSTAASLLKAAQSKSAFHIRPRGLNLSSSVATLKPSLAATINIKQPLNARHVRPVTAPSPPVVNSGTSSTSLKEKNQEVQAPEQAIEQTVSTTKISNSQDNTKQGNGNGPASINVDESLTKEVGDADTKDLDESKANDQPTVSNSVVTEATEADENKTVSNGAGGAQVSSEHALGPLTEAACDSGGMNEGKPENQVMDPEPKNEVSGDMDANAKSAIGDHVGASSEKTDI, via the exons atgtctccctcctcctccaaaG CAACAACAATTCTTACTCTTCTCCAGGAAGTTTCTCAATTTGCCAGTCCGAAAGTGGATTGGAATACACTTGTGAAAAGAACTTCAACTGGTATTACTAGTGCCTGTGAATATCAGATGATATGGAGACATTTGGCCTACAAGCACATATTACAGGAAAAAATTGATGATGGAGCTGAGCTTTTG GATGATGAAAGTGATCTGGAATTTGAAGTAGAAGCTGTTCCTGTTGCTGATGAGGAAACATCATCTGAGGTGGCAGCTTGTGTCAAG GTTCTATGTTCTTCGGGCTCTGAACCGGGCCCCATTAGTACAAATGCCGAAGCCCCGTTAGCCCAAAACATACCTGATCAAAAACAGTCCCTACCAGTTGGAACAACTGCTGAAGAATTGGATGGTAATGGGCCAGCAGCATCAAGTGGACCCcccaagaagaagaggaaactATGGACCAAAGAGGAGGATATGGAATTAATAGCTGCTGTTCAGAAGTGTGGCGAAGGTAATTGGGCTAGTATATTAAAAGGGGATTTTAAGCATGACAGAACACCTTCGCAGTTGTCTCAG AGATGGGGTGTCATCAAACGCCAGGCATCTCTAAACCAAAACAACGGGAATAAATCTAGCAGTTTAGCTAGCTCTGAGGAAAGAAAGGCTGCACAAAAGGCACTCTCATTGGCCATCAATATGCCAATGACGGGAAGCTTGCCAACTTTCTTATCAG GTGCAACAAATTTAACCTCTCAAGGTAGTTCCACAATGTCAGCTACATTATCCGAGGCAACACCATCTTCGACCCCTCACCCACTTAACCAACTCCTGCAGTCTGCAAAGCCATTGGTGCCTCAGAAAACTCTAAACCCTCTAATCAAACCCCTAAACACCTCAAAGAAACAAGCAGCCTCTAACACAAAAGCTTCTTCCATCGGCCCCAATCCTTTGATACAAGCGGCAGCCTTTGCTGCGGGGGGCCGGATCGCCACTCCTTCCACTGCCGCCTCCCTGTTGAAAGCTGCACAATCAAAGAGCGCCTTTCATATTAGGCCCCGAGGATTAAACCTTTCCAGTTCAGTGGCAACTCTTAAACCGTCTTTAGCAGCTACCATAAATATAAAACAACCTCTAAATGCTCGGCATGTCCGGCCTGTTACTGCTCCTTCACCCCCAGTAGTAAATTCAGGAACCTCATCGACTTCACTGAAAGAAAAAAACCAAGAAGTGCAGGCACCAGAACAGGCAATTGAACAAACAGTCAGCACCACAAAGATTAGCAACTCGCAAGATAACACCAAGCAGGGTAACGGTAATGGTCCTGCATCCATTAATGTGGATGAGTCGTTAACCAAAGAGGTTGGTGATGCGGATACAAAGGATTTGGATGAGTCAAAAGCAAATGATCAACCAACTGTTAGTAATTCAGTGGTTACAGAAGCAACCGAAGCTGATGAGAACAAAACTGTTTCAAATGGTGCTGGCGGAGCTCAAGTTTCATCAGAGCATGCCCTTGGACCATTAACCGAGGCTGCTTGTGATAGTGGAGGAATGAATGAAGGAAAACCAGAGAATCAAGTAATGGATCCAGAACCAAAAAATGAGGTATCTGGCGATATGGACGCCAATGCTAAATCCGCCATTGGTGACCACGTGGGTGCATCTAGTGAGAAAACTGATATATGA
- the LOC109726508 gene encoding uncharacterized protein LOC109726508 isoform X1 — MATEKKATINEDDVSLLLQRYPATTILTLLQEVSQFASPKVDWNTLVKRTSTGITSACEYQMIWRHLAYKHILQEKIDDGAELLDDESDLEFEVEAVPVADEETSSEVAACVKVLCSSGSEPGPISTNAEAPLAQNIPDQKQSLPVGTTAEELDGNGPAASSGPPKKKRKLWTKEEDMELIAAVQKCGEGNWASILKGDFKHDRTPSQLSQRWGVIKRQASLNQNNGNKSSSLASSEERKAAQKALSLAINMPMTGSLPTFLSGATNLTSQGSSTMSATLSEATPSSTPHPLNQLLQSAKPLVPQKTLNPLIKPLNTSKKQAASNTKASSIGPNPLIQAAAFAAGGRIATPSTAASLLKAAQSKSAFHIRPRGLNLSSSVATLKPSLAATINIKQPLNARHVRPVTAPSPPVVNSGTSSTSLKEKNQEVQAPEQAIEQTVSTTKISNSQDNTKQGNGNGPASINVDESLTKEVGDADTKDLDESKANDQPTVSNSVVTEATEADENKTVSNGAGGAQVSSEHALGPLTEAACDSGGMNEGKPENQVMDPEPKNEVSGDMDANAKSAIGDHVGASSEKTDI, encoded by the exons ATGGCGACCGAGAAGAAGGCCACCATTAACGAGGACGatgtctccctcctcctccaaaG GTACCCAGCAACAACAATTCTTACTCTTCTCCAGGAAGTTTCTCAATTTGCCAGTCCGAAAGTGGATTGGAATACACTTGTGAAAAGAACTTCAACTGGTATTACTAGTGCCTGTGAATATCAGATGATATGGAGACATTTGGCCTACAAGCACATATTACAGGAAAAAATTGATGATGGAGCTGAGCTTTTG GATGATGAAAGTGATCTGGAATTTGAAGTAGAAGCTGTTCCTGTTGCTGATGAGGAAACATCATCTGAGGTGGCAGCTTGTGTCAAG GTTCTATGTTCTTCGGGCTCTGAACCGGGCCCCATTAGTACAAATGCCGAAGCCCCGTTAGCCCAAAACATACCTGATCAAAAACAGTCCCTACCAGTTGGAACAACTGCTGAAGAATTGGATGGTAATGGGCCAGCAGCATCAAGTGGACCCcccaagaagaagaggaaactATGGACCAAAGAGGAGGATATGGAATTAATAGCTGCTGTTCAGAAGTGTGGCGAAGGTAATTGGGCTAGTATATTAAAAGGGGATTTTAAGCATGACAGAACACCTTCGCAGTTGTCTCAG AGATGGGGTGTCATCAAACGCCAGGCATCTCTAAACCAAAACAACGGGAATAAATCTAGCAGTTTAGCTAGCTCTGAGGAAAGAAAGGCTGCACAAAAGGCACTCTCATTGGCCATCAATATGCCAATGACGGGAAGCTTGCCAACTTTCTTATCAG GTGCAACAAATTTAACCTCTCAAGGTAGTTCCACAATGTCAGCTACATTATCCGAGGCAACACCATCTTCGACCCCTCACCCACTTAACCAACTCCTGCAGTCTGCAAAGCCATTGGTGCCTCAGAAAACTCTAAACCCTCTAATCAAACCCCTAAACACCTCAAAGAAACAAGCAGCCTCTAACACAAAAGCTTCTTCCATCGGCCCCAATCCTTTGATACAAGCGGCAGCCTTTGCTGCGGGGGGCCGGATCGCCACTCCTTCCACTGCCGCCTCCCTGTTGAAAGCTGCACAATCAAAGAGCGCCTTTCATATTAGGCCCCGAGGATTAAACCTTTCCAGTTCAGTGGCAACTCTTAAACCGTCTTTAGCAGCTACCATAAATATAAAACAACCTCTAAATGCTCGGCATGTCCGGCCTGTTACTGCTCCTTCACCCCCAGTAGTAAATTCAGGAACCTCATCGACTTCACTGAAAGAAAAAAACCAAGAAGTGCAGGCACCAGAACAGGCAATTGAACAAACAGTCAGCACCACAAAGATTAGCAACTCGCAAGATAACACCAAGCAGGGTAACGGTAATGGTCCTGCATCCATTAATGTGGATGAGTCGTTAACCAAAGAGGTTGGTGATGCGGATACAAAGGATTTGGATGAGTCAAAAGCAAATGATCAACCAACTGTTAGTAATTCAGTGGTTACAGAAGCAACCGAAGCTGATGAGAACAAAACTGTTTCAAATGGTGCTGGCGGAGCTCAAGTTTCATCAGAGCATGCCCTTGGACCATTAACCGAGGCTGCTTGTGATAGTGGAGGAATGAATGAAGGAAAACCAGAGAATCAAGTAATGGATCCAGAACCAAAAAATGAGGTATCTGGCGATATGGACGCCAATGCTAAATCCGCCATTGGTGACCACGTGGGTGCATCTAGTGAGAAAACTGATATATGA
- the LOC109726868 gene encoding uncharacterized protein LOC109726868 → MDKLVEFGRKAWFIVRVLSGYEERRIRSYRLLLQKRIEQSQTRKQELRRIPEQAILSEVRRMVEEMQALNRQLDETEAAIEEYFKPIDKHAQVIMNMQLEKEEKQMKEMVKAMQEQMMAQREMVIKQMEAANLTSNHPDRSTPSTHSNQEQVK, encoded by the exons ATGGATAAATTGGTGGAGTTTGGGAGAAAAGCTTGGTTCATTGTTAGGGTTCTATCCGGGTACGAAGAGAGGAGAATCAGATCTTACAGGTTGCTGCTTCAGAAGCGGATCGAACAG TCACAAACTAGGAAACAAGAATTGAGGAGGATACCGGAACAGGCTATTTTATCAGAGGTTCGTCGCATGGTCGAGGAGATGCAAGCATTAAACCGTCAGCTTGATGAAACA GAAGCTGCAATCGAAGAATACTTCAAACCGATCGATAAGCACGCGCAGGTAATAATGAATATGCAACTCGAGAAAGAGGAAAAGCAAATGAAGGAGATGGTAAAAGCCATGCAAGAGCAAATGATGGCACAACGAGAGATGGTGATCAAGCAAATGGAAGCTGCTAATCTTACTTCGAACCACCCCGATCGAAGTACACCCTCGACACATTCGAACCAAGAACAAGTCAAATAA
- the LOC109726503 gene encoding CBS domain-containing protein CBSCBSPB3 translates to MSSHAVPHQRRISHSARRAPAPAAAARKLEAGADGGGAGGGGVANGKSSKPTSPSNQPSGERTVKKLRLSKALTIPEGTTVSDACRRMAARRVDSVLLTDANGLLSGIVTDKDISTRVIAEGLRPEQTIVSKIMTRNPVFVMSDALAMEALQKMLQGKFRHLPVVENGEVVAMLDITKCLYDAISRMEKAAEQGSALAAAVEEVERQYGSNFSAPYAFIETLRERMFKPSLSTVITENSKVAIVFPSDPVYVATKKMRDNRINSVIVMTGSAVQGILTSKDVLMRVVAQHLSPELTLVEKVMTPNPECATLDTTILEALHIMHDGKFLHIPVLDRDGNITACLDVLQITHAALSMVEGGSEAVNGMANTMMQKFWDSALNLEPPDDELDSRSDVSMLMASECAEGKYTNPPSVGHSFAFKLEDRKGRVHRFNSGTENLTELVTAVKQRIGINDEEKIQLLYEDEEGDKVLLTTDGDLTAAVYVARSAGWKVLRLHVDDVNAEKETAKPSSKLATAQKSRWTPIQVGFVTGAVALTTIGVVAYLKRSNV, encoded by the exons ATGAGCTCCCATGCGGTTCCCCACCAGAGAAGGATCAGCCACTCCGCACGCCGCGCTCCGGCGCCTGCGGCGGCTGCGCGGAAGCTCGAAGCTGGCGCcgatggcggcggcgccggaggcgGAGGCGTCGCCAACGGGAAGAGCTCCAAGCCCACGTCGCCTTCGAATCAACCCTC GGGGGAGAGAACGGTTAAGAAGCTGAGGCTTTCGAAGGCGCTTACCATCCCCGAGGGCACGACGGTCTCCGATGCGTGCCGGAGGATGGCGGCGAGGAGGGTGGATTCGGTGCTGCTCACTGATGCTAATGGGCTCCTCTCCGGGATCGTCACTGATAAG GATATATCCACAAGAGTGATAGCGGAGGGATTGAGACCCGAGCAGACGATCGTGTCCAAGATCATGACGAGGAATCCAGTGTTTGTCATGTCCGATGCGCTCGCGATGGAGGCGCTGCAGAAGATGCTTCAAG GCAAATTTAGGCACCTTCCTGTGGTAGAAAATGGTGAAGTTGTTGCCATGCTCGACATCACAAAGTGCCTTTATGATGCAATATCAAGAATGGAAAAGGCTGCAGAACAAGGCAGTGCGCTAGCAGCTGCTGTCGAAGAGGTTGAACGCCAGTACGGCAGCAATTTTTCAG CTCCTTATGCTTTCATAGAAACCCTGCGAGAAAGAATGTTTAAACCTTCTTTGTCAACCGTGATCACTGAGAACTCAAA GGTTGCAATAGTATTCCCTTCAGATCCTGTCTATGTTGCCACAAAAAAGATGCGCGATAATCGTATTAATTCTGTGATCGTCATGACTGGAAGCGCAGTTCAAGGAATTCTAAC TTCTAAGGATGTGCTTATGCGAGTAGTAGCACAGCATCTTTCGCCTGAGTTGACTTTGGTAGAAAAG GTAATGACTCCGAACCCTGAATGTGCTACTTTGGACACAACAATTCTTGAGGCGCTCCATATAATGCATGATGGAAAATTCTTGCATATTCCTGTGCTCGATAGAG ATGGCAATATCACTGCTTGTTTGGATGTTCTGCAAATCACTCATGCAGCCCTTTCGATG GTTGAGGGAGGATCAGAAGCTGTAAATGGCATGGCAAACACAATGATGCAGAAGTTTTGGGATTCTGCCCTTAATCTGGAGCCACCAGATGATGAGCTTGATAGCCGCAG TGATGTTTCAATGTTGATGGCATCAGAATGTGCAGAAGGGAAGTATACAAATCCTCCTTCTGTTGGTCACTCATTTGCCTTCAAGCTTGAAGACCGAAAAGGGCGTGTGCATAGATTCAACAGTG GTACAGAGAACTTAACTGAGCTTGTTACTGCTGTGAAGCAGAGAATAGGGATCAACGATGAGGAGAAAATTCAACTTCTG TATGAAGATGAGGAAGGTGACAAAGTTCTCCTAACTACTGATGGCGACCTTACCGCTGCAGTGTATGTCGCGAGATCAGCTGGATGGAAG GTTCTGAGGCTTCACGTTGATGATGTTAATGCTGAGAAGGAAACGGCAAAGCCATCGTCGAAACTAGCGACTGCCCAAAAAAGTCGGTGGACACCAATACAAGTCGGGTTTGTTACAGGTGCAGTGGCTCTTACAACTATTGGTGTTGTGGCTTACTTGAAACGCTCAAATGTGTGA